One part of the Thermodesulfovibrio thiophilus DSM 17215 genome encodes these proteins:
- a CDS encoding CHAT domain-containing protein translates to MKEKIQKILTIFTILFLPSLIFAQPKTDAERLWELGDKAYQEKRYKEAIYYYEQSLARCGGNDYECSASNYNGLGSSYEDMGNDEKALFYYEKAIAAARKLDNKEWLADDLFLAGSIYNRKAIDYEKAYRYLLESKKLFSELAIKDSLAIVFHELGKSARALGKYEEAIQSFNESARLYREKGDHFSIGANMSQIGLVYSKMGQYEKALSYYEESLKIAKQYKNYEAMSIAMREIADAYFDLHYQDKAISYYLEAIEIQKKHSLKGELGITLNNLGTLYMDLGRYEKALSQYIESHKISEELNDKATKATNLNNIGQVYAKLGMSDKALAYYQQSLEIEKQLKRPDYLAYVLNNIGMEYFRVGKYNEALQYLKEALEIDKKLNNPYLLETRLNNIGAVYLRQGKYREAEQVFLERKKLEDMIKPNRMFHPGLVEVYLLTGRYDDALKLAQELPPSWRDNTNRYIEYYTQVGLATKGKGLYKDSAEYFVKAINIIEETRKAVSNRTHFYIGGGYYSRLTPYRSIVSVLSNMNKKGDSLISNLKQYGNSLPSVAFYFSELTKAKTLLEAMTGALKKVKKDEIPAYLKVRENELLRNLSFIDSKWEDALKKGEKAITDLQKRREGIKKELDSLINELRQKYPRYAALNYPMPIKAEELPLKENEVLFEYAITDDATYLFIVKKGGIKKLVKIPVTKENLEESIKAFIEPINIKKIDRFSVARAKKLYEILLLEALKDIGENEKIIIVPDGILGILPFESLIIKEGSEFNSSIYVADRYSITYYQSATILALNRFFKGTQPRKTLFAIGNPVYSPDDPRYIAWKHGKTSPIFASSGNYSFRGLAIKSKWGAVTEEDQDNKIIFPPLPETEIEVKEIARIMGIKPEPPDILLGVLANETNLRLSGLENYRYIHFATHASLPGMIQGINEPFILLGQVENRENDGFLTLSEVAGMKLNADIVVLSACVTGIGKEVEGEGVLNFARAFQQAGAMTVIVSLWEVASEPAVEYMKILYSHLKSGKTKEEALKLTRTLIKEKYPNPFYWAVFILHGEGE, encoded by the coding sequence ATGAAGGAGAAGATACAAAAAATTTTAACCATTTTTACTATACTTTTTCTTCCTTCTTTAATTTTTGCTCAACCCAAGACTGACGCAGAAAGATTATGGGAGCTTGGAGATAAAGCGTATCAAGAGAAAAGATATAAAGAAGCAATTTACTACTATGAACAGTCCCTTGCCAGATGTGGTGGCAACGATTATGAATGCTCTGCATCAAACTATAACGGTCTAGGATCTTCCTATGAGGATATGGGTAATGATGAAAAAGCATTATTCTATTATGAAAAAGCAATTGCTGCAGCGCGTAAACTCGACAATAAAGAATGGCTTGCTGATGATCTTTTTCTTGCTGGCTCAATTTATAATCGCAAGGCTATCGATTATGAAAAGGCTTATAGATATCTTTTGGAATCAAAAAAACTCTTCTCTGAACTTGCGATTAAAGACAGCCTTGCTATTGTATTTCATGAGCTTGGTAAGTCAGCAAGAGCACTTGGAAAGTATGAAGAAGCTATTCAGAGCTTTAATGAATCAGCAAGGCTTTATAGAGAAAAAGGAGATCACTTTTCCATAGGCGCCAATATGAGTCAGATTGGTTTAGTCTATTCAAAAATGGGTCAATATGAAAAAGCACTTTCATATTATGAAGAGTCATTAAAGATTGCAAAGCAATATAAAAATTATGAAGCAATGTCTATTGCAATGAGGGAGATAGCTGATGCATACTTCGATCTTCATTATCAAGATAAAGCCATCTCTTACTACCTGGAAGCAATAGAGATTCAGAAAAAACACAGTCTTAAAGGTGAACTTGGAATAACCTTGAATAATCTCGGGACTCTTTATATGGATCTTGGCAGGTATGAAAAAGCATTATCTCAGTATATAGAATCTCATAAAATATCAGAGGAACTTAATGATAAAGCAACGAAGGCTACAAATCTTAACAATATTGGTCAAGTATATGCAAAACTTGGTATGTCTGATAAAGCATTGGCTTACTATCAACAATCTCTCGAAATTGAAAAACAGCTGAAACGACCTGATTATTTAGCATATGTTTTAAATAATATAGGGATGGAATATTTCAGGGTGGGCAAATATAATGAGGCATTACAGTATCTAAAAGAAGCTCTTGAAATCGATAAAAAATTGAACAACCCGTATCTTTTAGAAACCAGGCTTAATAACATTGGCGCTGTTTATCTTAGGCAGGGTAAATACAGAGAAGCGGAACAGGTTTTTCTTGAAAGAAAAAAACTTGAAGATATGATTAAACCAAATAGAATGTTTCATCCAGGACTTGTAGAGGTCTACCTCTTAACTGGCAGATATGATGATGCATTAAAGCTGGCACAAGAGCTCCCTCCTTCCTGGCGGGATAACACAAACAGATATATTGAATATTACACACAGGTAGGTCTTGCTACAAAAGGAAAAGGTCTTTATAAGGATTCTGCAGAATATTTTGTAAAGGCAATTAACATTATTGAAGAAACAAGGAAGGCTGTATCTAATAGGACTCATTTTTATATTGGTGGAGGATATTACAGCAGATTGACTCCATACAGAAGCATTGTTTCTGTTTTGTCAAATATGAATAAAAAAGGGGATTCACTTATTTCTAATCTCAAACAATACGGTAACTCACTACCTTCCGTTGCATTTTATTTTTCAGAGCTTACAAAGGCAAAAACCCTTCTTGAAGCAATGACAGGTGCGTTAAAAAAGGTAAAAAAAGATGAAATACCAGCATATTTAAAAGTTCGTGAGAATGAACTTCTTCGTAATCTCTCATTCATTGACAGCAAATGGGAAGATGCTCTTAAAAAAGGTGAAAAAGCAATAACAGATTTACAAAAAAGACGTGAAGGTATTAAAAAAGAGCTTGATTCTTTGATTAATGAACTAAGGCAAAAATATCCAAGATATGCAGCACTTAATTATCCCATGCCTATTAAAGCAGAAGAATTACCTTTAAAAGAAAATGAAGTTTTATTTGAGTATGCTATCACAGATGATGCTACTTATCTATTCATTGTAAAAAAAGGAGGAATTAAAAAACTTGTAAAAATCCCGGTTACAAAAGAGAATCTTGAAGAAAGCATTAAGGCATTCATAGAGCCGATTAATATAAAAAAAATTGATAGATTTTCGGTAGCTCGGGCAAAAAAGCTTTATGAAATCTTACTTTTAGAAGCATTGAAGGATATAGGGGAAAATGAAAAAATAATTATTGTTCCTGATGGAATTCTTGGTATTCTTCCTTTTGAGTCACTTATTATTAAAGAAGGTTCAGAATTTAATAGCAGTATTTATGTGGCAGATAGATACTCAATTACATATTATCAATCTGCTACAATCCTTGCATTAAATAGATTTTTCAAGGGGACTCAACCCAGGAAAACCTTATTTGCAATTGGCAATCCAGTTTACAGCCCTGATGACCCACGATATATTGCGTGGAAACATGGAAAAACATCACCTATTTTTGCATCCTCAGGAAATTATTCATTCAGAGGGCTTGCTATAAAATCAAAGTGGGGAGCCGTAACAGAAGAAGACCAGGATAATAAAATAATATTTCCTCCTCTTCCTGAGACAGAAATTGAAGTAAAAGAGATTGCCAGAATAATGGGGATAAAGCCAGAGCCGCCTGATATTTTATTAGGAGTATTGGCAAATGAGACAAATCTTAGGCTATCAGGACTTGAAAACTACAGATATATCCATTTTGCAACCCATGCTTCACTACCTGGCATGATTCAGGGAATAAATGAACCATTTATCCTGCTTGGTCAGGTTGAAAATAGAGAGAATGATGGATTTCTAACATTGAGTGAAGTGGCTGGTATGAAACTTAATGCAGATATAGTGGTACTTTCAGCCTGTGTCACAGGAATAGGTAAAGAGGTCGAAGGTGAAGGAGTATTAAACTTTGCCAGAGCATTTCAACAGGCAGGTGCGATGACTGTAATAGTAAGTCTTTGGGAAGTGGCATCAGAGCCTGCTGTAGAATATATGAAAATATTGTACAGTCATCTAAAATCAGGTAAAACCAAAGAAGAGGCCTTGAAGCTTACAAGGACGTTAATTAAGGAAAAATATCCAAATCCTTTTTACTGGGCTGTGTTTATATTGCATGGAGAGGGAGAGTGA